One segment of Panicum virgatum strain AP13 chromosome 3K, P.virgatum_v5, whole genome shotgun sequence DNA contains the following:
- the LOC120697263 gene encoding proteasome subunit beta type-7-A-like: MTGSMDLPAKGGFSFDLCRRNDMLEKKGLKLPGFRKTGTTIVGLVFQDGVVLGADTRATEGPIVADKNCEKIHFMAPNIYCCGAGTAADTEAVTDMVSSQLQLHRYASGRESRVVTALTLLKSHLFRYQGHVSAALVLGGVDCTGPHLHTVYPHGSTDTLPFATMGSGSLAAMSVFESKYKEGLTREEGMQLVSEAICAGIFNDLGSGSNVDVCVITKGKTEYLRNHQLPNPRTYVSSKGYSFTKGQTEVLSTKITQLKQKVEVAEGGDAMEE, from the exons ATGACGGGCTCCATGGATCTCCCGGCCAAGGGCGGCTTCAGCTTCGACCTGTGCCGGCGGAACGACATGCTGGAGAAGAAGGGGCTCAAGCTCCCGGGCTTCAGGAAGACGGGGACAACCATCGTCGGCCTCGTCTTTCAG GACGGGGTTGTTCTTGGGGCGGACACGAGGGCAACTGAGGGGCCTATAGTTGCCGATAAGAATTGTGAGAAGATCCACTTTATGGCGCCAAACATATATTGCTGTGGAGCAGGAACTGCTGCTGACACAGAGGCTGTTACAG ATATGGTCAGCTCCCAGCTACAGCTTCACCGTTATGCATCGGGACGCGAATCAAGAGTTGTGACTGCTCTTACGCTGCTCAAGTCACACCTCTTCAG GTATCAAGGCCATGTTAGCGCTGCCCTTGTTCTTGGTGGAGTGGATTGTACCGGACCACATCTGCACACT GTTTATCCACACGGCTCCACTGATACTCTTCCTTTTGCCACGATGGGTTCTGGATCTCTTGCTGCAATGTCGGTGTTTGAATCCAAGTACAAAGAAGGGCTTACT AGGGAGGAGGGAATGCAACTTGTGTCTGAGGCAATCTGTGCTGGTATCTTCAATGACTTGGGTAGTGGCAGCAACGTCGACGTCTGTGTGATAACCAAG GGGAAGACAGAATACTTGAGAAACCACCAGTTGCCGAATCCCCGAACCTATGTTAGTTCGAAGGGGTACAGCTTCACCAAGGGGCAGACTG AGGTACTGTCCACAAAGATCACACAGCTGAAGCAGAAGGTTGAGGTCGCTGAGGGTGGTGACGCAATGGAGGAGTGA